The Aequorivita sublithincola DSM 14238 genome window below encodes:
- a CDS encoding type II toxin-antitoxin system HicA family toxin, producing MSKIEKLLDKLKSVPKDLTWDELVEILNFLDYCEITKKGKTGGSRVKFSNKENDIINLHKPHPSNIVKQYVIRPLLEKLEL from the coding sequence ATGAGTAAAATTGAAAAACTTTTAGACAAGCTCAAAAGTGTTCCAAAAGATTTAACTTGGGACGAACTCGTAGAAATTTTGAATTTTCTAGATTATTGTGAAATTACAAAAAAGGGAAAGACAGGAGGCTCAAGAGTAAAATTTTCAAATAAAGAAAACGACATTATAAATTTACACAAACCTCACCCATCTAATATAGTTAAACAATACGTTATTAGGCCACTATTAGAAAAATTAGAACTATGA
- a CDS encoding type II toxin-antitoxin system HicB family antitoxin, which yields MTNYLKHKGYIRTVEYSAEDKCLYGKVIGINDLVNYEAQSVEDLTNSFNEAVEDYLKTCKQLGKEPDKYFKGVFNVRAGSTRHRKLAIIADKKKMKLNELVNVAFDYLIKNEDEVLHEND from the coding sequence ATGACAAATTATTTAAAACACAAAGGATATATCAGAACCGTTGAATATAGTGCTGAAGACAAATGTCTTTATGGAAAAGTTATCGGTATAAATGATTTAGTGAATTATGAAGCGCAATCTGTTGAAGATTTAACAAATTCTTTTAATGAGGCCGTTGAAGACTATTTGAAAACTTGCAAACAATTGGGGAAAGAACCCGATAAATATTTTAAAGGAGTTTTTAATGTTCGTGCAGGTTCCACAAGACATAGAAAGCTTGCCATAATTGCAGATAAAAAGAAAATGAAGCTAAATGAATTGGTTAACGTTGCTTTTGACTACTTGATAAAAAATGAGGATGAGGTTTTACATGAAAATGATTGA
- a CDS encoding glycosyltransferase family 117 protein, whose product MGSFNFIKWNKITGWLVFAIALTSFWLTVEPTVSFWDAGEYIATSSNLEVGHPPGAPLFQLLGAFFSIFAPDASYIALTINLMSVFASAFTILFMFWSLTILLTNIVSKHHEIEKINGIAILGSAAIGSLAFAFTDSFWFNAVEAEVYASATFLMAVLFYTALRWEREMLEPRGNRWIILIAFIIGLSFGVHFMALLTIPAIGFMYFFKHYKTITVKNFIIANVVTVAILLLIFKLLLPWTMKFFSASELFFVNSIGLPFNSGTIFAALLFVVLFVYFLRVTRKKGFVQLNTLLLCVLFIFIGFSSWLMLPIRANAGTVINENNPDNARELLAYYNREQYPETHLFYGPFFTESYVGLDEDNPYKDDKPNYEKDEATGKYIIVNNYKNAGQNTEDSQKGFFPRMWSTEHSGNYMEFTGGLDFSIKSDYLSEPRLVDEVNKFKQAYNQGLVDTKDYDKFLKNFGQYLDIQKPTFFQNMKFMFEFQFGYMYWRYFMWNFTGRQDDVQGQYTDLHGNWISGVKFIDELRLGNQDSLPSDMKNNKARNTYFFLPLILGIIGLVFHFKNDQKSFWVLLVLFLFTGLALKIYLNERPFEPRERDYALVGSFYVFALWIGYGVYALFDLMKNYVKPKVALPVVLIVSALAAPILLATQNWDDHDRSNRYTAQSMGKMYLDSCDKNAILFTIGDNDTFALWYAQNVEHYRQDVRIINTSLFQTDWYIDDMKKKAFTSDPIPSQLTHKKYRAGNRDFLIFQKTNQDTIDIKTWMNFIANDSPATQMELPSGQVVNTFPSKIIRIPVDKEAVLKNGIVDPKDADKIVPYIDINLKGDILYKNRMLMLDIIANNNWERPIYFSGGSFGDDDYLWMKDYLQLDGVVYKLVPIKTAIDKRNPFDMGRIDANKMYDIVMSWDWGNSGSPDIYHDTETRRNGITYRSNLARLAEALINNDEKEKAEKILDLAMEKMPVEYFEYYSLLEPFVIGYYELGKKEKARKVYEEVTKLYQEHLLYYNSLKFNKQRAIASDIISDMERYRSLVQLAVVYDDETFARAEAKKFNEYLKLFRHFYSPDEAMDLDKDIEPDSTMEIPLDSNLLKKMEEEPTKKIEKQVPIN is encoded by the coding sequence ATGGGTTCTTTCAACTTTATAAAATGGAACAAAATCACTGGCTGGCTTGTCTTCGCAATTGCTCTTACCAGTTTCTGGCTAACCGTAGAACCAACGGTAAGTTTCTGGGACGCCGGCGAATATATTGCCACTTCCAGTAACCTTGAAGTTGGCCATCCTCCAGGAGCTCCGCTTTTTCAATTGTTGGGAGCTTTTTTCTCAATTTTTGCGCCAGATGCCTCATATATTGCGCTTACCATTAACTTGATGTCAGTTTTTGCAAGTGCATTTACCATTCTATTTATGTTTTGGTCGCTTACTATTTTGCTCACCAATATTGTTTCAAAACATCATGAAATTGAAAAAATTAACGGTATAGCAATTTTAGGAAGCGCAGCCATCGGCTCTCTCGCCTTCGCTTTTACAGATAGTTTCTGGTTTAACGCCGTTGAAGCCGAAGTATATGCCAGCGCCACTTTCTTAATGGCTGTCTTGTTTTATACTGCCCTACGCTGGGAACGTGAAATGCTTGAACCTCGTGGAAATCGTTGGATTATTCTGATTGCATTTATTATAGGGCTTTCCTTTGGGGTTCACTTTATGGCACTTCTCACCATTCCGGCCATTGGGTTTATGTATTTCTTCAAACATTACAAAACCATTACCGTTAAAAACTTCATAATTGCAAATGTTGTTACAGTTGCTATTCTTCTTTTAATTTTTAAGCTTTTATTGCCTTGGACAATGAAGTTTTTCAGTGCTTCGGAATTGTTTTTCGTAAACAGTATTGGACTTCCATTTAACTCAGGTACCATTTTCGCAGCGCTGCTGTTTGTTGTACTTTTTGTGTACTTTCTGCGCGTTACCCGGAAAAAAGGTTTTGTACAATTGAACACCTTATTGCTTTGCGTACTTTTTATTTTCATAGGGTTTTCAAGCTGGTTGATGCTTCCTATTCGTGCTAACGCAGGGACTGTAATCAACGAGAATAATCCAGACAATGCTCGTGAACTTCTAGCTTATTATAACCGTGAGCAATATCCAGAAACGCATCTTTTTTATGGGCCGTTTTTTACTGAAAGCTATGTTGGTTTAGATGAAGACAATCCTTATAAAGACGACAAGCCAAATTATGAAAAAGACGAGGCGACTGGCAAATATATTATTGTAAACAACTACAAAAACGCTGGCCAAAACACTGAAGACTCACAAAAAGGGTTCTTCCCGAGAATGTGGAGTACGGAACATAGTGGTAATTATATGGAGTTTACTGGTGGTTTAGATTTTTCCATAAAAAGTGATTATTTAAGCGAACCCAGACTAGTTGATGAAGTAAACAAATTTAAGCAAGCCTACAACCAAGGACTTGTTGATACAAAGGATTACGACAAGTTTCTGAAGAATTTTGGGCAATATCTCGATATTCAAAAGCCTACATTTTTTCAGAATATGAAATTTATGTTTGAATTTCAGTTTGGATATATGTACTGGCGATATTTTATGTGGAATTTTACCGGAAGACAAGACGATGTTCAAGGTCAATACACAGATTTACACGGCAACTGGATAAGTGGCGTGAAATTTATAGACGAACTCCGTTTGGGCAATCAAGACAGTCTGCCAAGCGATATGAAAAACAACAAAGCCAGAAATACTTACTTTTTTCTACCGCTCATTTTAGGAATTATAGGTTTGGTTTTTCACTTTAAAAACGATCAAAAAAGTTTCTGGGTCTTGTTGGTACTTTTTCTATTTACAGGACTTGCGCTAAAAATTTACCTTAATGAACGACCATTTGAACCTCGGGAGAGAGACTATGCATTAGTAGGAAGTTTTTATGTTTTCGCACTTTGGATTGGTTACGGCGTATATGCACTTTTCGACCTAATGAAAAATTATGTGAAACCAAAAGTTGCTCTTCCAGTTGTGCTAATTGTTTCAGCTCTAGCCGCCCCAATATTATTGGCAACCCAAAACTGGGACGATCACGATCGCAGCAACCGCTATACCGCACAATCTATGGGCAAAATGTATCTAGATTCCTGCGATAAAAACGCCATTCTTTTCACCATTGGCGATAATGACACTTTCGCATTGTGGTATGCCCAAAACGTGGAACACTATCGTCAAGATGTGCGTATTATTAACACTAGCCTTTTTCAAACGGATTGGTATATTGATGATATGAAGAAGAAAGCCTTCACCAGCGATCCAATTCCTTCACAATTAACCCACAAAAAATACCGAGCAGGAAATCGGGACTTTTTAATATTCCAGAAAACAAACCAAGATACTATCGACATTAAAACTTGGATGAATTTTATAGCCAACGACAGTCCCGCCACCCAAATGGAATTGCCGAGCGGGCAAGTGGTAAATACCTTCCCTTCAAAAATAATTCGTATTCCTGTGGACAAGGAAGCAGTTCTGAAAAACGGAATCGTAGATCCAAAAGATGCCGATAAAATCGTTCCATATATAGACATTAATTTAAAAGGCGACATTCTATATAAAAACAGAATGTTGATGCTAGATATTATTGCCAATAATAACTGGGAACGCCCTATTTATTTTAGCGGCGGAAGTTTTGGTGATGACGATTATTTATGGATGAAAGATTATTTACAATTAGACGGTGTGGTCTATAAATTAGTTCCCATAAAAACGGCGATAGACAAACGCAATCCTTTTGATATGGGCAGAATTGACGCCAACAAAATGTACGATATCGTTATGTCTTGGGATTGGGGCAACAGTGGTAGTCCAGACATTTATCACGACACCGAAACCCGACGAAACGGAATTACATACAGAAGCAACCTCGCTCGTCTCGCTGAAGCCTTAATAAACAATGATGAAAAGGAAAAGGCTGAAAAAATCCTAGATCTTGCAATGGAGAAAATGCCTGTAGAATATTTTGAATATTACAGCCTTCTTGAACCTTTTGTTATTGGGTACTACGAGTTGGGCAAAAAAGAAAAAGCACGCAAAGTATATGAAGAAGTTACAAAATTGTATCAAGAACATTTGTTGTATTACAATAGCTTAAAATTTAACAAACAACGCGCTATCGCTTCAGACATTATTAGCGATATGGAACGCTACCGAAGCTTAGTGCAACTTGCAGTTGTGTACGACGATGAAACCTTCGCGCGTGCAGAAGCCAAGAAATTTAATGAATATCTAAAACTTTTCCGCCACTTCTATTCCCCGGATGAAGCAATGGATTTGGATAAAGACATTGAACCAGATTCTACAATGGAAATTCCTTTAGACTCAAATCTGCTGAAAAAAATGGAAGAAGAGCCTACAAAAAAAATTGAAAAGCAAGTTCCCATAAATTAA
- a CDS encoding polysaccharide deacetylase family protein: MPRFIQRLYPERIWAFSRSENSVYLTFDDGPIPEVTPWVLDELKKYNAKATFFCIGENVQKHPEIFRRILAEGHSVGNHTFNHLKGTKTKTSEYVENVEKAEREMINNSKINNQQSTISNQQSLFRPPYGKITPSQAKILQKKGYKIVMWDIISYDYDATISEEKCLQNVLKNIKPGSVVVFHDSLKAEKNLRYVLPKVLGIIGEKGLQLRSIN; encoded by the coding sequence ATGCCCAGATTCATTCAGAGGTTATACCCTGAGCGAATTTGGGCTTTTTCGCGTTCAGAAAATTCAGTTTATTTAACTTTTGACGATGGTCCAATCCCTGAAGTTACGCCTTGGGTTTTGGACGAACTAAAAAAATACAACGCCAAAGCCACGTTTTTCTGTATTGGCGAGAATGTTCAAAAACATCCAGAAATTTTCCGAAGAATTCTTGCAGAAGGACATTCCGTTGGCAACCATACTTTTAATCATTTAAAAGGAACTAAAACAAAAACTTCGGAATATGTTGAAAATGTTGAAAAGGCTGAAAGAGAAATGATAAATAATTCAAAGATCAACAATCAACAATCAACAATCAGCAATCAACAATCTCTCTTCCGTCCGCCTTATGGAAAAATAACTCCTTCACAGGCTAAAATTCTTCAGAAAAAAGGTTATAAAATAGTGATGTGGGATATTATTAGTTATGACTACGACGCAACTATTTCAGAAGAAAAATGCCTGCAAAATGTTTTGAAAAATATTAAACCTGGCAGCGTGGTAGTTTTTCACGATAGTTTAAAGGCAGAAAAAAACCTTCGGTATGTTTTGCCGAAGGTTTTGGGGATTATTGGGGAGAAAGGTTTGCAGTTAAGAAGTATTAATTAA
- a CDS encoding thioredoxin family protein, which translates to MSKFGELIETRIPVLLDFYAEYDDASKEMHPVLRDVAAALGDKARVIKIDVDKNKELAEALRVKGLPTLMIYKNGEMKWRQSGEQDANTLIGLVNEYV; encoded by the coding sequence ATGTCAAAATTTGGAGAATTAATTGAAACCCGAATCCCAGTTCTGTTGGACTTTTATGCAGAATATGACGATGCTTCCAAAGAAATGCACCCAGTTTTGCGCGATGTTGCCGCAGCTTTGGGCGATAAAGCGCGAGTAATAAAAATTGATGTGGACAAAAACAAAGAGCTTGCCGAAGCGCTTCGCGTAAAAGGACTTCCCACTTTAATGATCTACAAAAATGGCGAAATGAAATGGCGCCAGAGTGGAGAGCAGGATGCCAATACGCTTATTGGTCTTGTTAATGAGTACGTTTAG
- a CDS encoding metallophosphoesterase — translation MLRWAIFIILYTLVDIYAFQALKTLTKNPWIYGIYVFVSLAILAALIYQISTMGAGKVLDIKTMYVFGIFLVVFVPKLIVIIFMFAEDIGRFFTGIFMKIAGSTEVPFMASRRKFVSTIALGIAAIPFASLIYGMVQGKYNYKVLKYALEFDDLPEEFDGFTLTQISDIHSGSFDNHHKVEYAVNLINEQKSDVILFTGDLVNNVADEMNDWKELFSTLKAPEGVFSVLGNHDYGDYVNWKSATEKNENLQKLKAIQKDMGWDLLLNENKYLERNGKKIALVGVENWGENGFKQAGDLDKACVGISEKDFKILMSHDPSHWQAKVKEDPRNFQLTLSGHTHGMQFGIEIPGWFKWSPIKYRYKNWAGIYEEFGRYINVNRGFGFLGYPGRVGIWPEISVIQLKKRQNNV, via the coding sequence ATGCTTCGTTGGGCGATTTTTATTATACTTTATACCTTGGTTGATATCTATGCTTTTCAAGCCTTAAAAACACTTACTAAAAATCCTTGGATTTATGGAATCTACGTGTTTGTCTCACTCGCTATCTTAGCAGCCTTGATTTACCAAATATCCACGATGGGAGCAGGTAAAGTGCTGGACATTAAAACCATGTATGTTTTTGGGATATTTCTTGTAGTCTTCGTCCCAAAATTAATCGTGATCATTTTTATGTTTGCCGAAGATATTGGCAGGTTCTTCACAGGTATATTCATGAAAATAGCGGGAAGTACAGAAGTTCCATTTATGGCTTCCCGAAGAAAATTTGTGAGCACCATTGCTTTGGGAATCGCCGCTATTCCTTTCGCATCTCTTATTTATGGAATGGTTCAAGGAAAGTATAATTATAAAGTTTTGAAATACGCTTTGGAATTTGACGATTTGCCGGAAGAATTTGACGGTTTTACACTAACACAAATAAGCGATATACACAGCGGTAGCTTTGACAATCATCATAAAGTGGAATATGCCGTGAATCTTATAAACGAACAGAAAAGTGATGTAATTCTATTTACTGGCGATTTGGTGAATAATGTCGCTGATGAAATGAACGATTGGAAGGAACTTTTTTCAACTCTAAAAGCGCCAGAAGGTGTTTTTTCGGTATTAGGAAATCACGATTATGGCGATTATGTAAATTGGAAAAGTGCGACGGAAAAAAATGAAAATCTTCAAAAATTGAAAGCTATTCAAAAAGATATGGGGTGGGATTTGCTTTTGAATGAAAATAAATATTTAGAAAGAAACGGAAAAAAAATAGCTTTGGTAGGCGTTGAAAATTGGGGAGAAAACGGTTTTAAACAAGCTGGAGATCTTGATAAAGCTTGCGTTGGAATTTCAGAAAAAGATTTTAAAATTTTGATGAGCCACGATCCATCACATTGGCAGGCGAAAGTGAAAGAGGATCCACGTAATTTTCAGCTTACTTTAAGCGGCCATACGCACGGTATGCAATTTGGAATTGAAATTCCGGGTTGGTTTAAATGGAGCCCGATAAAATATAGATATAAAAATTGGGCAGGAATTTATGAGGAATTTGGAAGATATATAAATGTTAACCGAGGATTCGGCTTTTTGGGCTATCCAGGACGCGTTGGAATTTGGCCCGAAATCTCTGTTATTCAACTTAAAAAAAGACAGAATAACGTATAA
- a CDS encoding T9SS type A sorting domain-containing protein, which produces MKSFKTIFSALILCAIFQLSANAQLKTFTNSTGNNLWEDAANWSPGGVPQGSNDVLIPSGFEVDVAVLTAVNALTLEANAVLNIVTGSQFRTFGGATYAAGSIINFEGGYFSSYNFSATINGQLNIFGGDPKHLAGNILINNQMNVASGVLDLDYSGSASQFLTITSSGVMTVGDASFASAPFGGLLINEGLIQKTSGAGTFTISSSFENNDGTINIDSGSIMLSGLMTLTDGEYNVNSNGFLELNGDIPNFIIGTLTGQLDGPFIVDGGGLRIENNGVNFLDFSGPAGVVWRGGTLTAQAAAGTVLVNNGLINFTGTGSQQTQLAGGAVFQNEGTILFDAAANNLSIGQGSIFENRELGVITVVDGVNISGGPFINTGLIQKTTGTGTATLASLTNNSPGILSVETGNMSFNVNFDGDGIITGAGSIGTNYNTEIGQTIAPGNNGVGTLTYNNTLDFEATPDCIYQLEINGTAAGTEHDVFAITNKARLFGTLDIILGYNAQLNDEFVIMTFPNRNECELPAQVTASFGNGTYTYDVVCNPDNVTLKVVDIVLGLEDNQLSNAVLYPNPTSGNFTIDLGKNYSEINMNITNILGQVVAFERFANTDTLEINLQGSPGIYFVNITTGEDFSETLKVLKE; this is translated from the coding sequence ATGAAATCGTTCAAAACAATTTTTTCGGCACTTATTTTATGTGCAATCTTTCAACTTTCGGCAAATGCCCAATTAAAAACTTTTACCAATAGCACAGGAAACAATCTTTGGGAAGATGCAGCCAACTGGTCACCCGGTGGAGTGCCACAAGGTTCAAATGACGTATTGATTCCATCTGGTTTTGAGGTAGATGTTGCTGTTCTCACAGCGGTAAATGCGCTTACCTTAGAAGCCAATGCAGTGCTTAATATAGTGACCGGTTCACAATTTAGAACTTTTGGAGGAGCAACGTATGCTGCAGGCTCAATTATTAATTTTGAGGGAGGCTATTTTAGCAGTTATAATTTTTCTGCTACTATTAATGGTCAACTAAATATTTTTGGAGGTGACCCAAAACATCTGGCAGGCAATATTTTAATAAACAATCAGATGAATGTTGCATCTGGAGTATTAGACTTAGATTATAGTGGTAGCGCCAGCCAATTCTTAACAATTACTTCAAGTGGAGTAATGACCGTGGGTGATGCCAGCTTTGCCAGCGCGCCTTTTGGTGGACTTTTAATTAATGAGGGATTGATTCAAAAAACATCAGGCGCTGGAACATTTACAATTAGTAGTTCGTTTGAAAATAATGACGGCACCATAAATATAGATAGTGGTTCTATAATGCTTTCTGGACTTATGACTTTAACAGATGGAGAATACAATGTAAACTCAAATGGATTTTTAGAATTAAATGGCGATATTCCAAATTTTATAATCGGAACCCTTACAGGGCAATTAGATGGTCCGTTTATAGTTGATGGCGGTGGTTTGAGGATTGAAAACAATGGCGTAAATTTTTTAGATTTTTCTGGCCCTGCAGGAGTAGTATGGCGTGGAGGTACTCTTACTGCACAAGCAGCAGCAGGAACCGTTTTAGTAAATAATGGACTAATAAATTTTACAGGAACAGGCAGCCAACAAACACAACTTGCAGGTGGTGCGGTATTTCAAAATGAGGGTACTATTTTATTTGATGCAGCAGCAAACAATCTTTCTATCGGACAAGGTTCAATATTCGAAAATCGTGAACTTGGTGTTATTACAGTTGTAGATGGCGTTAATATTTCTGGCGGACCCTTTATAAACACAGGTCTTATCCAAAAAACAACTGGAACAGGCACTGCAACATTAGCAAGCTTAACTAATAACAGCCCAGGAATTTTGAGTGTTGAAACAGGAAATATGAGTTTTAATGTCAACTTTGATGGCGATGGTATTATTACGGGAGCAGGATCTATAGGCACAAATTACAACACAGAAATTGGGCAAACTATAGCACCAGGAAATAATGGTGTGGGAACACTTACTTATAACAATACATTAGATTTTGAAGCCACCCCAGATTGTATTTATCAGTTAGAAATTAATGGTACCGCCGCAGGAACGGAGCACGATGTATTTGCCATTACTAATAAAGCGAGGTTATTTGGAACACTGGATATTATTCTAGGTTATAATGCACAGTTAAATGATGAATTTGTGATTATGACTTTTCCTAATAGAAATGAATGTGAACTCCCTGCGCAAGTAACAGCATCCTTTGGCAATGGCACGTATACGTATGATGTTGTTTGCAACCCAGATAACGTTACTTTAAAAGTAGTCGATATAGTTTTAGGGCTGGAAGACAATCAACTTTCTAATGCAGTTTTATATCCCAATCCAACTTCAGGAAATTTCACTATAGATTTAGGTAAAAATTATTCAGAAATAAATATGAATATCACAAACATCCTCGGGCAAGTAGTTGCTTTTGAACGATTTGCAAATACAGATACTTTAGAAATCAACCTTCAAGGTAGTCCGGGGATTTATTTTGTAAACATTACAACAGGTGAAGATTTTTCTGAAACACTAAAGGTTTTAAAAGAGTGA
- a CDS encoding helix-turn-helix domain-containing protein, which translates to MKIDIYYSLVIAAIFQGFWLSYFILLTKKFNSNAARFLGLLILVVTISQLQYNLGETGIISWKQFNIIYLPIEFLEAPFLYFFATFYLQPDRKIVTGEKALFIPFVFFIGNTLLYKSIAFTTNKNWDEHPLLLSLVEINVLYGDFVNILSLFIVLLIVLFKIVRTEIQSRTYYSENIPSEFLWLKILLVAILFLLLFWGYHAIQFYFDQSVSYLPVDVAVSILIYVLGYIGIQKLNIIKERENIRTFNRSHEQLYSVVEDSKNENISKIEEIVINKQRYLDSNFSSETLAEELQLSTSHLSRIFNNEMNVSFTDYINTLRVEEAKKYLRTPEFSGYTLVAIGLEAGFNSKTTFNTTFKKITGQTPSQFKKSSSN; encoded by the coding sequence TTGAAAATCGATATTTATTACAGTTTAGTCATAGCTGCAATTTTTCAAGGATTTTGGTTGAGTTATTTTATACTGCTAACTAAAAAATTTAATTCGAATGCCGCTAGATTTCTAGGGCTTTTAATTTTAGTTGTAACGATTTCTCAATTACAATATAACCTAGGAGAAACTGGTATCATTTCTTGGAAACAATTTAATATTATATATCTACCTATTGAATTTTTGGAAGCTCCATTTCTATATTTTTTCGCAACCTTTTATTTACAGCCTGATAGAAAAATTGTTACTGGAGAAAAAGCACTCTTCATTCCTTTTGTGTTTTTCATAGGTAATACTCTGCTTTACAAGAGTATTGCTTTTACTACCAATAAAAATTGGGATGAGCATCCTTTACTTCTTAGCTTGGTAGAAATAAATGTTCTTTATGGAGATTTTGTCAATATCTTATCACTATTTATTGTGCTTCTTATAGTACTATTTAAAATAGTTAGAACTGAAATTCAATCTAGAACCTATTATAGTGAAAATATACCTTCCGAATTTTTGTGGCTTAAAATTTTGTTGGTCGCTATTTTATTTTTATTGCTGTTTTGGGGGTATCACGCAATTCAGTTTTATTTTGATCAAAGCGTTTCCTATTTACCAGTTGATGTTGCTGTTAGTATTTTAATATATGTTTTGGGATATATCGGAATTCAAAAATTGAATATTATAAAAGAACGTGAAAATATTCGAACGTTTAATCGTTCACACGAACAGTTGTATTCTGTTGTTGAAGATTCAAAAAATGAAAACATTTCAAAAATTGAAGAAATTGTAATCAACAAACAGCGATATTTAGACTCTAATTTTTCTTCTGAAACTTTAGCTGAAGAACTTCAGCTTAGCACAAGCCATCTTTCACGTATTTTTAATAATGAAATGAATGTGAGCTTTACCGATTATATAAATACGCTTCGTGTTGAAGAAGCCAAAAAATATTTACGAACGCCCGAATTTTCAGGTTACACTTTAGTCGCAATTGGTCTTGAAGCTGGTTTCAATTCTAAAACTACATTTAATACCACCTTCAAAAAAATAACGGGTCAAACTCCTTCCCAGTTTAAAAAATCTTCTTCAAATTAG